From a region of the Salvelinus alpinus chromosome 2, SLU_Salpinus.1, whole genome shotgun sequence genome:
- the LOC139546367 gene encoding zinc finger protein 771-like: protein MVGDVLAESSGPGSTALQGPKSVSEKFEIQVEEEEDDDDVEEEEIGGLINSDGEEIGWDRHRIRQSVSRPSDSEESPSASAEPEQHQEKNHNNTKTKSHHCFRCGKDFANISNLRRHQKRHSEESSEHRSDSEARKSHCCPECGRDCKKLSALQKHMKIHTGEKPYPCSVCGKQFRERTALRDHQKVHTREKPYPCPDCGKRFAHSGAMKRHLLTHTGEKPYSCSVCGRSYTQIGRLREHERTHSEEKHDCSICWRSFSKATALVAHFRTHTGERPYSCEECGKSYVRTQNLRAHQRKSHSSSLPNPGTGTGEELAARVKSEEDSVSISDEEEKELMLAGWRKTTTSLSH, encoded by the exons atggttggtgatgtattggctgaatcatCAGGTCCTGGATCTACAGCATTGCAGGGCCCGAAGTCAGTTTCTGAAAAGTTTGAGATCCAagttgaagaagaagaagatgatgatgatgtggaagAAGAGGAAATTGGTGGTCTGATCAATTCAGACGGAGAAGAAATTGGTTGGGATCGTCATCGTATCA GACAGAGCGTCAGCCGTCCTTCTGACAGCGAGGAGAGTCCCTCCGCATCAGCAGAACCTGAACAACACCAGGAGAAGAATCACAACAACACCAAGACCAAGTCTCACCACTGCTTTAGATGTGGGAAAGACTTTGCCAACATCTCTAACCTCCGGCGACACCAGAAGAGACACTCAG AAGAGAGTTCCGAACACAGATCCGACAGTGAAGCCAGGAAGTCCCACTGCTGCCCAGAATGTGGAAGAGACTGTAAGAAGCTATCAGCTCTACAGAAACACATGAagatccacacaggagagaagccgtaCCCTTGCTCCGTGTGTGGGAAACAGTTCCGTGAAAGAACAGCCCTCCGAGACCACCAGAAAGTGCACACGAGAGAAAAACCTTACCCTTGCCCCGACTGTGGGAAGAGGTTCGCTCACTCAGGAGCTATGAAGAGACACCTGCTGACGCACACCGGAGAAaaaccttactcctgctctgtgtGTGGGAGGAGCTACACCCAGATAGGGCGACTGAGAGAACACGAGCGAACACACAG CGAGGAGAAACACGACTGTTCCATCTGTTGGAGGAGCTTCTCCAAAGCCACGGCCCTCGTCGCTCACTTCAG GACCCACACTGGAGAGAGACCCTACAGCTGTGAGGAGTGTGGGAAGAGCTACGTACGAACCCAGAACCTCCGAGCCCATCAGAGGAAAAGTCACAGCAGCTCACTACCAAACCCTGGGACTGGGACAGGGGAAGAACTGGCTGCAAGGGTGAAGAGTGAAGAGGATTCTGTTAGTATCAGtgatgaagaggagaaggagtTGATGCTAGCAGGGTGGAGGAAAACGACGACTAGCCTTTCACATTAG